In Piliocolobus tephrosceles isolate RC106 chromosome 10, ASM277652v3, whole genome shotgun sequence, a single window of DNA contains:
- the DEPDC4 gene encoding LOW QUALITY PROTEIN: DEP domain-containing protein 4 (The sequence of the model RefSeq protein was modified relative to this genomic sequence to represent the inferred CDS: inserted 3 bases in 2 codons; substituted 2 bases at 2 genomic stop codons): MVPEEEPTGERMAVLLTPRFRRLGRQNELPSPGLNGPSSMNRRGGFCRKRRTXCSGRFQATQLWDGIIHSPQAQVEIKRRRHRLRTYEDCFTGSDAVNVVLSRLMQNTCLSSSDISCLKGVRLCRVLMNXKVFEPVGMKKLFKKEKELEFEDSNNSLYTFLGNKSSYNCCKRXKDAENEFNGEIKPKETLKPEYEMISNPLAQEIGEERIEELIHTINGNPALCLNIAVQKPFLRLSKEDVWKEQTLLCLLXLIHLPFLDNVLEPPVKTQNLLLNKEEDLVTANTCLDRELIPSLCLLNK; this comes from the exons ATGGTGCCGGAGGAGGAACCAACTGGCGAGCGTATGGCGGTTCTTTTGACTCCGCGGTTCCGTAGACTTGGCCGTCAGAACGAGCTTCCGAGCCCAGGGCTGAACGGGCCAAGTTCCATGAACCGTAGAGGTGGCTTCTGCCGGAAAAGGAGGACAT gatGCTCTGGTCGTTTTCAAGCTACTCAGCTATGGGATGGTATTATTCACTCTCCTCAGGCCCaagtggaaataaaaagaaggaggCATCGTTTACGAACATACGAAGACTGTTTTACTGGTTCTGATGCTGTCAATGTGGTCTTAAGTCGTCTTATGCAAAATACATGCCTAAGTAGCAGTGACATCTCTTGTCTTAAAGGAGTTCGTCTTTGCCGAGTTCTAATGAA CAAAGTATTTGAACCAGTAGGAATGAAGAagcttttcaaaaaagaaaaggaattggaATTTGAAGATTCCAACAATAGTCTCTACACGTTTCTAGGCAATAAATCATCTTACAATTGTTGCAAAA CAAAGGATGCTGAGAATGAGTTCAATggtgaaataaaaccaaaagaaacctTGAA accAGAATATGAAATGATTTCAAATCCTCTAGCACAAGAGATTGGTGAGGAAAGAATTGAGGAACTTATTCATACAATAAATGGAAATCCAGCTTTATGTCTAAATATCGCAGTTCAGAAACCTTTTCTCCGGCTTTCAAAAGAAG ATGTTTGGAAAGAACAAACattattatgtcttctttaattgaTTCACCTTCCATTCTTGGACAATGTTTTGGAGCCTCCAGTTAAAACACAAAACCTTCTATTAAACAAAGAGGAAGATCTTGTTACCGCTAATACTTGCCTAGACAGAGAACTTATTCCAAGTTTATGTCTACTGAATAAGTGA